From Diospyros lotus cultivar Yz01 chromosome 4, ASM1463336v1, whole genome shotgun sequence, a single genomic window includes:
- the LOC127799254 gene encoding fructose-1,6-bisphosphatase, cytosolic-like isoform X2 has protein sequence MVADVRCTILYGGIFLYTANKKSPNGKLRVLYEVFPMSFLMEQAGGWTFTGKQLALVLVPKKIHERSPIFLGSYNDVEGIKVLYAAEENNIRFGGAFLGMSWNAFGCLWVVV, from the exons ATGGTAGCTGACGTCCGTTGCACCATACTTTATGGTGGTATCTTTTTGTATACTGCCAATAAGAAAAGCCCCAATGGGAAACTTCG GGTTCTTTATGAAGTCTTCCCAATGTCATTCCTGATGGAACAAGCTGGAGGTTGGACATTTACCGGCAAGCAACTG GCACTTGTTTTGGTCCCAAAGAAGATACACGAGCGATCTCCGATTTTTCTGGGTAGTTACAATGATGTTGAGGGGATTAAGGTGCTCTATGCTGCTGAAGAGAACAA TATTCGGTTTGGAGGGGCTTTTCTAGGAATGAGCTGGAACGCATTTGGTTGCTTGTGGGTTGTTGTGTAG
- the LOC127799254 gene encoding fructose-1,6-bisphosphatase, cytosolic-like isoform X1 produces the protein MSLSMVADVRCTILYGGIFLYTANKKSPNGKLRVLYEVFPMSFLMEQAGGWTFTGKQLALVLVPKKIHERSPIFLGSYNDVEGIKVLYAAEENNIRFGGAFLGMSWNAFGCLWVVV, from the exons ATGAGTTTGAg TATGGTAGCTGACGTCCGTTGCACCATACTTTATGGTGGTATCTTTTTGTATACTGCCAATAAGAAAAGCCCCAATGGGAAACTTCG GGTTCTTTATGAAGTCTTCCCAATGTCATTCCTGATGGAACAAGCTGGAGGTTGGACATTTACCGGCAAGCAACTG GCACTTGTTTTGGTCCCAAAGAAGATACACGAGCGATCTCCGATTTTTCTGGGTAGTTACAATGATGTTGAGGGGATTAAGGTGCTCTATGCTGCTGAAGAGAACAA TATTCGGTTTGGAGGGGCTTTTCTAGGAATGAGCTGGAACGCATTTGGTTGCTTGTGGGTTGTTGTGTAG
- the LOC127799250 gene encoding uncharacterized protein LOC127799250 gives MEGNLSSGHMIQGSGSYGGVDLQGSIRVHQNQQHPTSLHQQHHSVPRQGLMVLPSISENFPLTMTSTQDGDRTISLADFSKGERGKSTASDDDELGFTEDASNGHNDPSKGKKGMPWQRVKWTDKMVRLLITVVSYMGVETAVDYGNGIRRKPANLQKRGKWKSVSMVMAERGHHVSPQQCEDKFNDLNKRYKRLNDILGRGTSCQVVERPELLDMMDHLSDKAKEEVRKILSSKHLFYEEMCSYHNGNRLHLPHDPELQHSLRLALRSRDDDESNDVRRHPQDDLNDGDQDAETNDSDEFGGNHALHSDQRATYGMHRHSAKKKKQCQGGEDVSLENCLNSLDCNKAFSSNPQNVRGDRNQVLPEGAKSNLLQNQWIKYCSLQLEEQNLQIQAQMLELEKEKFKWQRFCRKKDRELEIMRLGNERMKLENEHMALELKQKQLDVDHN, from the coding sequence ATGGAAGGCAATTTATCTTCGGGACATATGATTCAAGGTAGTGGTTCTTATGGAGGTGTTGATTTGCAAGGTTCAATCCGAGTTCATCAGAATCAACAACACCCCACTTCTCTCCATCAACAGCATCACTCTGTTCCTAGACAAGGATTGATGGTTCTACCATCAATAAGTGAAAATTTTCCCCTCACCATGACAAGCACACAAGATGGTGATCGGACCATCTCCTTAGCAGATTTTTCCAAGGGAGAAAGGGGAAAAAGTACTGCGAGCGATGACGATGAGCTGGGCTTTACAGAAGATGCCTCCAATGGCCATAATGATCCTAGTAAAGGAAAGAAGGGTATGCCATGGCAGCGAGTGAAGTGGACTGATAAGATGGTGAGGCTTTTGATTACTGTTGTTTCTTACATGGGCGTGGAAACTGCTGTTGACTATGGTAATGGAATCAGGAGGAAACCTGCAAATTTACAGAAAAGAGGTAAGTGGAAATCAGTTTCAATGGTCATGGCAGAAAGGGGTCATCATGTTTCCCCTCAGCAGTGTGAAGATAAATTCAATGACCTTAACAAGAGGTACAAGAGACTAAATGATATCCTTGGGAGGGGCACTTCTTGCCAGGTTGTTGAGAGGCCGGAGCTTTTGGACATGATGGATCATTTATCAGATAAAGCGAAGGAGGAGGTTAGAAAAATCCTTAGCTCAAAGCATTTGTTCTACGAGGAAATGTGCTCTTACCATAATGGAAACAGATTGCATCTCCCCCATGACCCTGAATTGCAACATTCTCTGCGACTGGCTCTTAGAAGTAGAGATGATGACGAGAGCAATGATGTGAGGAGACATCCACAAGATGATCTCAATGACGGTGATCAAGATGCAGAAACTAATGACAGTGATGAATTTGGTGGAAATCATGCTTTGCACAGTGATCAAAGGGCTACATATGGGATGCACAGGCACTcagcaaagaaaaagaaacagtgTCAGGGTGGTGAAGATGTTAGTTTAGAGAATTGCTTGAATTCTTTAGACTGTAATAAAGCTTTCAGTTCAAACCCACAAAATGTGCGAGGTGACAGGAACCAAGTGCTACCTGAAGGTGCAAAATCAAACCTGTTGCAAAATCAGTGGATAAAATATTGCTCACTTCAGTTAGAAGAACAGAACTTGCAAATTCAGGCGCAGATGTTGGAATTGGAGAAGGAGAAGTTCAAGTGGCAGAGATTCTGCAGGAAGAAAGATCGGGAGCTGGAGATAATGAGACTGGGAAATGAGAGGATGAAACTTGAGAACGAGCATATGGCATTGGAGCTGAAACAGAAGCAGCTGGATGTTGATCATAATTGA